In a single window of the Tigriopus californicus strain San Diego chromosome 2, Tcal_SD_v2.1, whole genome shotgun sequence genome:
- the LOC131877127 gene encoding uncharacterized protein LOC131877127 isoform X1 yields MRLWRRIMSGVPSSLTASLSSLSSSLARTFSAVHSSLSSVGVDEDQRTETGQESGDTMSLRCSLCRKNQLPTPNGRPSCSFNYQLVAISPVILVHKMCLESAHGLPRRSICDYSEDEVTREIQRCLSLSCCYCQASGAFVQCAQMDCQDSFHLSCFYDQARPQNKGSPSSCSKAMCRSHFAIATTEASPVKPKRPIRKASRPSKSPTKSLRPMMSPIKDMRAVFCRAVDSHLSEKSSPKRTARSPLGPKQKLTAPDLPRSSKSTSSSNLSLSCCSSKPPSGKENRTTRVGTKSRMKESWIIEGKPAPEKHKKKLTLKKPALKSKKTITTGKGIKKQKQAKSDVPANKTKSSVKGRKVKRGTKGGVKKPNVRLAAQPYSTGSQVVLTNAPSSPAKKFVENKSPFIRPVAPSASDLKLKSNKKVKRNLSKHFNANSLPNGLNKIARGPLSNKEIQQARNQFRVKKLVKKINAEHKPISERQLFHISNNQPVRHEVGESEYEENYQWLVDNSNRQIDDFLDLNSGEKGFMKLWNTFLHHNPCYGDRMLVILLEKFIQETAPTILAKNLYRNFVLHVTNLHDFGSLDQDLLSHMINRMRLALYNCVSQGSPIYDIASTAEPLNVNTLTSSIPSSITDDQDVTVTDHTIEKPWTSDENTALVEPTPNPSESAGLNISGGNTSLSAHWSRNRRIRYAARFSSSNDPSVNNLRLSSCCPSTSPSVSSGSSMEGSVSYTSDSAIDSISDLSSLDSISPTSGRTRSASKLSILEAVVYCGSDRFQTRRRRALAQGDFNPSRKRKMSFEAIPDLQQPSTKRLRPSPGEVGIFATQHRSPGKAIL; encoded by the coding sequence CTGTACATTCCTCGTTGTCCTCGGTTGGGGTGGACGAGGACCAACGGACAGAGACGGGTCAGGAAAGTGGTGATACCATGTCGTTAAGATGCTCGCTCTGCCGCAAAAACCAGCTCCCCACGCCAAATGGGCGGCCATCCTGCTCGTTCAACTATCAGTTGGTGGCCATCTCGCCGGTGATATTGGTGCATAAGATGTGCTTGGAATCGGCTCACGGGTTACCCCGGCGATCGATTTGTGATTATTCCGAGGACGAAGTCACGCGAGAAATCCAGCGATGTCTGTCTTTGAGTTGCTGTTATTGTCAAGCTTCAGGGGCGTTCGTGCAGTGTGCTCAAATGGATTGTCAGGACTCATTTCACTTGTCCTGCTTCTACGATCAAGCTCGACCGCAAAACAAGGGCTCCCCATCTTCCTGTTCGAAGGCCATGTGTCGGAGTCATTTCGCTATCGCTACGACAGAAGCTTCGCCCGTGAAGCCGAAAAGACCCATACGAAAGGCTTCTCGCCCATCCAAGAGTCCGACAAAGTCACTGAGGCCAATGATGAGTCCTATCAAAGATATGCGAGCGGTGTTTTGTCGGGCTGTGGACTCTCATCTGAGCGAGAAGTCGTCCCCCAAACGCACGGCAAGGTCACCTCTTGGACCCAAGCAGAAACTGACCGCACCAGATCTACCTCGTAGTTCCAAAAGTACAAGCTCTTCGAATCTGTCACTTTCATGTTGTTCGAGTAAGCCTCCTTCCGGCAAGGAGAATCGAACGACTCGCGTTGGGACCAAGTCACGGATGAAAGAAAGCTGGATTATCGAAGGGAAGCCAGCTCCCGAGaaacacaaaaagaaattaacCCTAAAGAAGCCCGCTCTTAAATCGAAGAAAACCATAACCACCGGCAAAGGTATAAAAAAGCAGAAACAGGCCAAGAGCGATGTGCctgcaaataaaacaaaatcatcCGTCAAAGGACGGAAAGTCAAACGTGGGACGAAAGGGGGGGTTAAGAAACCAAACGTTCGTCTTGCTGCTCAGCCGTATTCGACTGGAAGTCAAGTGGTCCTCACGAACGCTCCTTCTTCTCCAGCCAAGAAATTCGTCGAAAACAAGTCTCCGTTCATTAGACCTGTCGCACCCTCAGCgtcagatttgaaattgaaatccaataagaaggtgaagaggAATCTGTCTAAacatttcaatgcaaattCACTGCCAAATGGATTGAACAAAATCGCCCGAGGACCCCTGTCCAACAAGGAGATTCAACAGGCTCGCAACCAGTTCCGTGTAAAGAAGCTCGTCAAGAAGATCAATGCCGAACACAAACCCATCAGTGAGAGGCAGCTCTTTCACATCAGCAACAACCAGCCTGTTCGTCACGAAGTGGGCGAATCCGAGTACGAGGAGAACTACCAATGGCTGGTGGATAATTCGAATCGACAAATTGACGACTTTCTCGATCTCAACTCTGGCGAAAAGGGCTTCATGAAGCTATGGAACACGTTTCTTCATCACAACCCTTGCTACGGGGATAGGATGCTGGTGATCTTGTTGGAGAAATTCATTCAGGAAACCGCTCCCACCATCCTGGCCAAGAACTTGTACCGAAACTTTGTTCTTCACGTGACCAATCTTCACGACTTTGGTTCTCTCGATCAGGACCTCCTCAGTCATATGATCAACCGAATGCGCTTAGCCCTTTACAATTGTGTTAGTCAAGGCAGTCCAATCTACGATATTGCCTCCACTGCCGAACCCCTCAACGTCAACACTCTGACCTCATCAATCCCTTCAAGTATCACGGACGACCAAGATGTCACCGTGACCGATCATACTATTGAAAAGCCTTGGACCAGCGACGAGAATACCGCTCTTGTGGAACCCACGCCGAACCCATCGGAATCGGCGGGCCTTAATATAAGTGGCGGAAACACTTCTCTCTCCGCACATTGGTCCCGGAATCGACGGATCCGTTATGCGGCTCGGTTTTCCAGCAGCAATGACCCGAGCGTCAATAATCTGCGACTCTCGTCGTGTTGTCCCTCCACAAGTCCGAGTGTCTCGTCTGGGAGCTCAATGGAAGGATCCGTGTCGTACACAAGTGATAGTGCCATTGATTCGATTTCTGACCTTTCCTCGTTGGACTCGATCTCCCCGACTAGCGGTCGAACTCGATCCGCCTCAAAATTGTCCATCCTCGAGGCTGTGGTGTATTGCGGTTCGGATCGCTTCCAGACGCGTCGACGACGAGCTCTGGCTCAAGGCGATTTCAATCCCTCgcgaaagagaaaaatgtccTTCGAGGCGATCCCTGATCTCCAGCAACCTAGTACGAAACGATTGAGGCCTTCCCCCGGGGAGGTCGGCATTTTTGCGACTCAACACCGATCGCCTGGCAAGGCCATACTGTAG
- the LOC131877127 gene encoding uncharacterized protein LOC131877127 isoform X2, with amino-acid sequence MASIAAVHSSLSSVGVDEDQRTETGQESGDTMSLRCSLCRKNQLPTPNGRPSCSFNYQLVAISPVILVHKMCLESAHGLPRRSICDYSEDEVTREIQRCLSLSCCYCQASGAFVQCAQMDCQDSFHLSCFYDQARPQNKGSPSSCSKAMCRSHFAIATTEASPVKPKRPIRKASRPSKSPTKSLRPMMSPIKDMRAVFCRAVDSHLSEKSSPKRTARSPLGPKQKLTAPDLPRSSKSTSSSNLSLSCCSSKPPSGKENRTTRVGTKSRMKESWIIEGKPAPEKHKKKLTLKKPALKSKKTITTGKGIKKQKQAKSDVPANKTKSSVKGRKVKRGTKGGVKKPNVRLAAQPYSTGSQVVLTNAPSSPAKKFVENKSPFIRPVAPSASDLKLKSNKKVKRNLSKHFNANSLPNGLNKIARGPLSNKEIQQARNQFRVKKLVKKINAEHKPISERQLFHISNNQPVRHEVGESEYEENYQWLVDNSNRQIDDFLDLNSGEKGFMKLWNTFLHHNPCYGDRMLVILLEKFIQETAPTILAKNLYRNFVLHVTNLHDFGSLDQDLLSHMINRMRLALYNCVSQGSPIYDIASTAEPLNVNTLTSSIPSSITDDQDVTVTDHTIEKPWTSDENTALVEPTPNPSESAGLNISGGNTSLSAHWSRNRRIRYAARFSSSNDPSVNNLRLSSCCPSTSPSVSSGSSMEGSVSYTSDSAIDSISDLSSLDSISPTSGRTRSASKLSILEAVVYCGSDRFQTRRRRALAQGDFNPSRKRKMSFEAIPDLQQPSTKRLRPSPGEVGIFATQHRSPGKAIL; translated from the coding sequence CTGTACATTCCTCGTTGTCCTCGGTTGGGGTGGACGAGGACCAACGGACAGAGACGGGTCAGGAAAGTGGTGATACCATGTCGTTAAGATGCTCGCTCTGCCGCAAAAACCAGCTCCCCACGCCAAATGGGCGGCCATCCTGCTCGTTCAACTATCAGTTGGTGGCCATCTCGCCGGTGATATTGGTGCATAAGATGTGCTTGGAATCGGCTCACGGGTTACCCCGGCGATCGATTTGTGATTATTCCGAGGACGAAGTCACGCGAGAAATCCAGCGATGTCTGTCTTTGAGTTGCTGTTATTGTCAAGCTTCAGGGGCGTTCGTGCAGTGTGCTCAAATGGATTGTCAGGACTCATTTCACTTGTCCTGCTTCTACGATCAAGCTCGACCGCAAAACAAGGGCTCCCCATCTTCCTGTTCGAAGGCCATGTGTCGGAGTCATTTCGCTATCGCTACGACAGAAGCTTCGCCCGTGAAGCCGAAAAGACCCATACGAAAGGCTTCTCGCCCATCCAAGAGTCCGACAAAGTCACTGAGGCCAATGATGAGTCCTATCAAAGATATGCGAGCGGTGTTTTGTCGGGCTGTGGACTCTCATCTGAGCGAGAAGTCGTCCCCCAAACGCACGGCAAGGTCACCTCTTGGACCCAAGCAGAAACTGACCGCACCAGATCTACCTCGTAGTTCCAAAAGTACAAGCTCTTCGAATCTGTCACTTTCATGTTGTTCGAGTAAGCCTCCTTCCGGCAAGGAGAATCGAACGACTCGCGTTGGGACCAAGTCACGGATGAAAGAAAGCTGGATTATCGAAGGGAAGCCAGCTCCCGAGaaacacaaaaagaaattaacCCTAAAGAAGCCCGCTCTTAAATCGAAGAAAACCATAACCACCGGCAAAGGTATAAAAAAGCAGAAACAGGCCAAGAGCGATGTGCctgcaaataaaacaaaatcatcCGTCAAAGGACGGAAAGTCAAACGTGGGACGAAAGGGGGGGTTAAGAAACCAAACGTTCGTCTTGCTGCTCAGCCGTATTCGACTGGAAGTCAAGTGGTCCTCACGAACGCTCCTTCTTCTCCAGCCAAGAAATTCGTCGAAAACAAGTCTCCGTTCATTAGACCTGTCGCACCCTCAGCgtcagatttgaaattgaaatccaataagaaggtgaagaggAATCTGTCTAAacatttcaatgcaaattCACTGCCAAATGGATTGAACAAAATCGCCCGAGGACCCCTGTCCAACAAGGAGATTCAACAGGCTCGCAACCAGTTCCGTGTAAAGAAGCTCGTCAAGAAGATCAATGCCGAACACAAACCCATCAGTGAGAGGCAGCTCTTTCACATCAGCAACAACCAGCCTGTTCGTCACGAAGTGGGCGAATCCGAGTACGAGGAGAACTACCAATGGCTGGTGGATAATTCGAATCGACAAATTGACGACTTTCTCGATCTCAACTCTGGCGAAAAGGGCTTCATGAAGCTATGGAACACGTTTCTTCATCACAACCCTTGCTACGGGGATAGGATGCTGGTGATCTTGTTGGAGAAATTCATTCAGGAAACCGCTCCCACCATCCTGGCCAAGAACTTGTACCGAAACTTTGTTCTTCACGTGACCAATCTTCACGACTTTGGTTCTCTCGATCAGGACCTCCTCAGTCATATGATCAACCGAATGCGCTTAGCCCTTTACAATTGTGTTAGTCAAGGCAGTCCAATCTACGATATTGCCTCCACTGCCGAACCCCTCAACGTCAACACTCTGACCTCATCAATCCCTTCAAGTATCACGGACGACCAAGATGTCACCGTGACCGATCATACTATTGAAAAGCCTTGGACCAGCGACGAGAATACCGCTCTTGTGGAACCCACGCCGAACCCATCGGAATCGGCGGGCCTTAATATAAGTGGCGGAAACACTTCTCTCTCCGCACATTGGTCCCGGAATCGACGGATCCGTTATGCGGCTCGGTTTTCCAGCAGCAATGACCCGAGCGTCAATAATCTGCGACTCTCGTCGTGTTGTCCCTCCACAAGTCCGAGTGTCTCGTCTGGGAGCTCAATGGAAGGATCCGTGTCGTACACAAGTGATAGTGCCATTGATTCGATTTCTGACCTTTCCTCGTTGGACTCGATCTCCCCGACTAGCGGTCGAACTCGATCCGCCTCAAAATTGTCCATCCTCGAGGCTGTGGTGTATTGCGGTTCGGATCGCTTCCAGACGCGTCGACGACGAGCTCTGGCTCAAGGCGATTTCAATCCCTCgcgaaagagaaaaatgtccTTCGAGGCGATCCCTGATCTCCAGCAACCTAGTACGAAACGATTGAGGCCTTCCCCCGGGGAGGTCGGCATTTTTGCGACTCAACACCGATCGCCTGGCAAGGCCATACTGTAG
- the LOC131877124 gene encoding dynein axonemal intermediate chain 3-like, with translation MTDEGKEPEDESNLLEGTYPLELSLETQLQLECEANGDLHSQETIKSLPLKHIQQDLLEKGARSDFYALSPKIERCSLDEVLIIFDPTRIHGTEFLLCLNVDSKFGYLNAQEEAEARLIDTDSPYVYYPPQPRLWDGRGSDKEIEGSWEKNVRAKIWLKIKRNVPRKTSILNFTNRDVKDAKDGYKACESYQETKFNFKHVHLMDRAVQAVPVTMEGHSQTELKHPKNIAIQYEARAFGPDEVAEIWKSDSMRNFLSRAEKIMMEVHQEPDIMGHLRPDVEAFYRRDEVVVIEETKFAYRTFFSELVFSKDKRITQVKWHPKLPYIMAMSVIENVSYEDYLESLSTRLVMPNVVMIWNMNYNYYPQVLLRVADDVTHLEWHPFEPETLVGGCVNGQLMIWDLTQYYSNLESNTCTWDHKKFLSPQYNKLYVQDGYIPLLHWSAESSKEHSHLCGVEDLQWLPKTVWFSYDSAYPKQNQMDDELQLISCDADSNVLIWALRKPPAEDGIDSSDVEDELAGKRKASSSGWEKLKLQSALPASISTGKKYSPAIGKYEPLNRVWRPVHRICFIDPKLKFEEQLLTTTITSVSVIDRPDLIIFSRKDSTIVPSDPPSPKSKPQIERKPSDTGSIYSRSSSRSHSPVSKLRKHPKKNSGPQKHRIEVPKQNYDSSEDDEEDSKSQETDPAQMALPTFLMAGTMFGSIVRVDLTKVKVDVETNNLICKVEWECAVHDGPVRFMRRCPHYEKLLLTAGGYSWALWSETNSLAIPVVLHYIEDPLFTDVAWSLTQPHRILFSDEKGTVQVWDIRSRKSEPFQSQDISGRTINALTPFNYQNSDNQLVHYLSVGDETGTVHVLEIPKHLNETYPEEVDDLKDLIETEVIRIRDREKLQADKKLATYETEQPDETDDFDEERRILWDENEYLKVYFQRERFVLEETYGEDWKKYLKFPDLPRKKHYVEIKRRGSSEDRRRQKELALKAKKKKGGSIFRK, from the exons ATGAATCCAATCTATTGGAAGGCACGTATCCTCTCGAGCTGTCCCTTGAGACCCAACTCCAACTAGAATGCGAGGCCAATGGGGACTTGCATTCGCAGGAAACCATCAAATCATTGCCGCTCAAACACATCCAACAGGATTTGTTGGAGAAGGGAGCCCGCTCAGATTTTTACGCGCTAAGCCCTAAAATAGAG AGATGCTCATTGGACGaagttttgatcatttttgatCCCACTCGGATCCATGGAACCGAATTTTTACTCTGCTTAAACGTGGATTCAAAATTTGGCTACTTGAACGCCCAGGAAGAAGCAGAGGCCCGATTAATCGATACAGATTCGCCTTATGTCTATTACCCTCCCCAGCCACGCCTCTGGGATGGACGGGGTAGCGACAAGGAAATCGAGGGCTCTTGGGAGAAAAATGTCAGAGCTAAA ATCTGGCTGAAGATCAAGCGAAATGTGCCGAGAAAGACCAGCATCTTAAATTTTACGAATCGGGACGTGAAGGACGCAAAGGATGGTTACAAGGCATGCGAATCCTACCAGGAGACCAAGTTTAACTTTAAGCATGTCCATTTGATGGATCGGGCTGTTCAAGCCGTACCCGTGACCATGGAGGGTCATTCTCAAACTGAGCTGAAACATCCGAAAAACATTGCCATTCAATACGAGGCCCGAGCGTTTGGACCCGATGAAGTGGCTGAAATATGGAAGTCCGATTCTATGCGCAATTTCTTGTCCAGGGCCGAGAAAAT AATGATGGAAGTACACCAAGAGCCGGATATCATGGGCCATCTCCGACCCGATGTAGAAGCCTTCTATCGCCGAGACGAGGTCGTTGTTATCGAGGAGACGAAATTTGCCTACCGAACCTTTTTCAGCGAAttggtcttttccaaagaCAAGCGCATCACCCAAGTCAAATGGCACCCCAAACTGCCTTACATCATGGCCATGTCCGTCATCGAGAACGTTTCCTACGAAGACTACCTCGAGAGCCTGAGCACCCGACTGGTCATGCCCAATGTGGTCATGATTTGGAACATGAATTACAATTATTACCCTCAG GTCTTACTGCGGGTAGCCGATGACGTGACCCATTTGGAATGGCACCCGTTTGAGCCGGAAAccttggtgggtgggtgtgtcAATGGTCAATTGATGATCTGGGATCTGACACAGTACTACTCGAACCTCGAATCCAACACGTGTACCTGGGACCACAAGAAGTTCCTGTCGCCTCAATACAATAAGCTCTATGTTCAGGATGGGTACATTCCATTGTTACATTGGAGTGCAGAGTCAAGTAAAGAGCATTCGCATCTGTGCGGCGTTGAAGACCTCCAATGGTTGCCCAAAACAGTTTGG TTCAGCTACGATAGCGCCTATCCCAAGCAAAACCAAATGGACGACGAGCTCCAGTTGATATCGTGCGATGCAGACAGCAACGTTCTGATTTGGGCGCTCCGTAAACCGCCCGCCGAAGACGGAATCGACTCCTCCGATGTTGAGGATGAATTGGCGGGCAAACGGAAAGCATCGAGCTCGGGCTGGGAAAAACTCAAATTGCAAAGTGCCCTGCCTGCGTCTATATCCACGGGCAAGAAATACTCGCCCGCGATAGGCAAGTATGAGCCTCTCAATCGAGTTTGGAGGCCAGTTCACCGGATCTGCTTCATTGACCCAAAGCTCAAGTTCGAGGAGCAACTACTCACCACCACGATCACATCGGTGAGTGTGATCGATCGACCagatttgatcattttcagccGGAAAGATTCCACGATTGTACCGTCGGATCCACCCAGCCCGAAAAGCAAACCTCAAATAGAACGGAAGCCCTCAGATACTGGGTCGATTTATTCCCGATCTTCATCTCGATCTCATTCGCCGGTTTCAAAACTGAGGAAACACCCCAAAAAGAACTCGGGTCCCCAGAAGCATCGAATCGAGGTACCCAAGCAAAATTACGACTCGAGcgaggatgatgaggaagatTCCAAAAGTCAGGAAACGGATCCCGCTCAAATGGCACTGCCCACTTTTCTCATGGCAGGAACCATGTTTGGCAGCATAGTCCGAGTGGACCTGACCAAAGTCAAGGTCGATGTGGAGACCAATAACTTGA tttgcAAAGTGGAATGGGAGTGTGCTGTTCATGATGGGCCCGTGAGATTTATGAGGCGTTGTCCGCATTACGAGAAGTTGCTCCTAACTGCAGGAGGATACAGCTGGGCATTATGGAGTGAAACGAATAGCTTG GCTATTCCGGTGGTTCTACATTACATCGAGGACCCTCTCTTCACTGACGTTGCTTGGTCTTTGACGCAGCCTCATCGCATTCTATTTTCGGACGAGAAAGGAACCGTTCAAGTCTGGGACATCCGAAGCCGAAAATCTGAACCGTTTCAATCACAAGACATTTCCGGCAGGACGATAAACG CCTTGACACCCTTTAATTATCAGAATTCCGACAATCAACTAGTGCACTATCTTTCGGTGGGTGATGAAACGGGCACGGTTCACGTCTTAGAGATTCCCAAACACTTAAACGAAACCTATCCGGAAGAG GTGGATGacctcaaagatctcatcgAAACCGAAGTCATCAGGATTCGAGATCGAGAAAAACTGCAAGCGGATAAAAAACTTGCCACGTACGAGACCGAGCAGCCCGATGAAACTGACGATTTTGATGAGGAACGACGTATTCTCTGGGATGAAAACGAGTACTTGAAGGTTTACTTTCAACGGGAGCGGTTCGTACTCGAGGAGACTTATGGAGAAGACTGGAAGAAGTACTTGAAGTTTCCCGATCTTCCCCGGAAAAAGCACTACGTGGAAATCAAGAGGCGAGGCAGCTCAGAGGACAGACGTCGGCAAAAAGAGCTGGCTCtaaaggccaaaaagaagaagggagGCTCCATATTTCGCAAATGA
- the LOC131877127 gene encoding uncharacterized protein LOC131877127 isoform X3, with amino-acid sequence MSLRCSLCRKNQLPTPNGRPSCSFNYQLVAISPVILVHKMCLESAHGLPRRSICDYSEDEVTREIQRCLSLSCCYCQASGAFVQCAQMDCQDSFHLSCFYDQARPQNKGSPSSCSKAMCRSHFAIATTEASPVKPKRPIRKASRPSKSPTKSLRPMMSPIKDMRAVFCRAVDSHLSEKSSPKRTARSPLGPKQKLTAPDLPRSSKSTSSSNLSLSCCSSKPPSGKENRTTRVGTKSRMKESWIIEGKPAPEKHKKKLTLKKPALKSKKTITTGKGIKKQKQAKSDVPANKTKSSVKGRKVKRGTKGGVKKPNVRLAAQPYSTGSQVVLTNAPSSPAKKFVENKSPFIRPVAPSASDLKLKSNKKVKRNLSKHFNANSLPNGLNKIARGPLSNKEIQQARNQFRVKKLVKKINAEHKPISERQLFHISNNQPVRHEVGESEYEENYQWLVDNSNRQIDDFLDLNSGEKGFMKLWNTFLHHNPCYGDRMLVILLEKFIQETAPTILAKNLYRNFVLHVTNLHDFGSLDQDLLSHMINRMRLALYNCVSQGSPIYDIASTAEPLNVNTLTSSIPSSITDDQDVTVTDHTIEKPWTSDENTALVEPTPNPSESAGLNISGGNTSLSAHWSRNRRIRYAARFSSSNDPSVNNLRLSSCCPSTSPSVSSGSSMEGSVSYTSDSAIDSISDLSSLDSISPTSGRTRSASKLSILEAVVYCGSDRFQTRRRRALAQGDFNPSRKRKMSFEAIPDLQQPSTKRLRPSPGEVGIFATQHRSPGKAIL; translated from the coding sequence ATGTCGTTAAGATGCTCGCTCTGCCGCAAAAACCAGCTCCCCACGCCAAATGGGCGGCCATCCTGCTCGTTCAACTATCAGTTGGTGGCCATCTCGCCGGTGATATTGGTGCATAAGATGTGCTTGGAATCGGCTCACGGGTTACCCCGGCGATCGATTTGTGATTATTCCGAGGACGAAGTCACGCGAGAAATCCAGCGATGTCTGTCTTTGAGTTGCTGTTATTGTCAAGCTTCAGGGGCGTTCGTGCAGTGTGCTCAAATGGATTGTCAGGACTCATTTCACTTGTCCTGCTTCTACGATCAAGCTCGACCGCAAAACAAGGGCTCCCCATCTTCCTGTTCGAAGGCCATGTGTCGGAGTCATTTCGCTATCGCTACGACAGAAGCTTCGCCCGTGAAGCCGAAAAGACCCATACGAAAGGCTTCTCGCCCATCCAAGAGTCCGACAAAGTCACTGAGGCCAATGATGAGTCCTATCAAAGATATGCGAGCGGTGTTTTGTCGGGCTGTGGACTCTCATCTGAGCGAGAAGTCGTCCCCCAAACGCACGGCAAGGTCACCTCTTGGACCCAAGCAGAAACTGACCGCACCAGATCTACCTCGTAGTTCCAAAAGTACAAGCTCTTCGAATCTGTCACTTTCATGTTGTTCGAGTAAGCCTCCTTCCGGCAAGGAGAATCGAACGACTCGCGTTGGGACCAAGTCACGGATGAAAGAAAGCTGGATTATCGAAGGGAAGCCAGCTCCCGAGaaacacaaaaagaaattaacCCTAAAGAAGCCCGCTCTTAAATCGAAGAAAACCATAACCACCGGCAAAGGTATAAAAAAGCAGAAACAGGCCAAGAGCGATGTGCctgcaaataaaacaaaatcatcCGTCAAAGGACGGAAAGTCAAACGTGGGACGAAAGGGGGGGTTAAGAAACCAAACGTTCGTCTTGCTGCTCAGCCGTATTCGACTGGAAGTCAAGTGGTCCTCACGAACGCTCCTTCTTCTCCAGCCAAGAAATTCGTCGAAAACAAGTCTCCGTTCATTAGACCTGTCGCACCCTCAGCgtcagatttgaaattgaaatccaataagaaggtgaagaggAATCTGTCTAAacatttcaatgcaaattCACTGCCAAATGGATTGAACAAAATCGCCCGAGGACCCCTGTCCAACAAGGAGATTCAACAGGCTCGCAACCAGTTCCGTGTAAAGAAGCTCGTCAAGAAGATCAATGCCGAACACAAACCCATCAGTGAGAGGCAGCTCTTTCACATCAGCAACAACCAGCCTGTTCGTCACGAAGTGGGCGAATCCGAGTACGAGGAGAACTACCAATGGCTGGTGGATAATTCGAATCGACAAATTGACGACTTTCTCGATCTCAACTCTGGCGAAAAGGGCTTCATGAAGCTATGGAACACGTTTCTTCATCACAACCCTTGCTACGGGGATAGGATGCTGGTGATCTTGTTGGAGAAATTCATTCAGGAAACCGCTCCCACCATCCTGGCCAAGAACTTGTACCGAAACTTTGTTCTTCACGTGACCAATCTTCACGACTTTGGTTCTCTCGATCAGGACCTCCTCAGTCATATGATCAACCGAATGCGCTTAGCCCTTTACAATTGTGTTAGTCAAGGCAGTCCAATCTACGATATTGCCTCCACTGCCGAACCCCTCAACGTCAACACTCTGACCTCATCAATCCCTTCAAGTATCACGGACGACCAAGATGTCACCGTGACCGATCATACTATTGAAAAGCCTTGGACCAGCGACGAGAATACCGCTCTTGTGGAACCCACGCCGAACCCATCGGAATCGGCGGGCCTTAATATAAGTGGCGGAAACACTTCTCTCTCCGCACATTGGTCCCGGAATCGACGGATCCGTTATGCGGCTCGGTTTTCCAGCAGCAATGACCCGAGCGTCAATAATCTGCGACTCTCGTCGTGTTGTCCCTCCACAAGTCCGAGTGTCTCGTCTGGGAGCTCAATGGAAGGATCCGTGTCGTACACAAGTGATAGTGCCATTGATTCGATTTCTGACCTTTCCTCGTTGGACTCGATCTCCCCGACTAGCGGTCGAACTCGATCCGCCTCAAAATTGTCCATCCTCGAGGCTGTGGTGTATTGCGGTTCGGATCGCTTCCAGACGCGTCGACGACGAGCTCTGGCTCAAGGCGATTTCAATCCCTCgcgaaagagaaaaatgtccTTCGAGGCGATCCCTGATCTCCAGCAACCTAGTACGAAACGATTGAGGCCTTCCCCCGGGGAGGTCGGCATTTTTGCGACTCAACACCGATCGCCTGGCAAGGCCATACTGTAG